A DNA window from Anastrepha obliqua isolate idAnaObli1 chromosome 5, idAnaObli1_1.0, whole genome shotgun sequence contains the following coding sequences:
- the LOC129248107 gene encoding condensin complex subunit 2, whose amino-acid sequence MTVSPFCMNSQYAKITTTPGRTSLAVTAGHWKHQQQQAQQQQQLVNSILVQPVTRVATVVQPQKVRAQEASTSGFSGPDKTNYTNITAATMTPTNTDTPLRRSEAGMYREGARNVNANLGTPFNDDDEERRQARRRTMLQGSSGRESMFEENETLKKCLEIYNGNKLSRENAWSLSLIDTLSTLLDRHHKSLNNFKVAGSSLEASSKVYGLRVDSVHTDVLRMSAGLNAQKFADRQVQSDDDDDVATGGEGNADPNASAAGVNENGEKIAEKAKPKPKRTRRIVSTITKNKDTLNARLDTVPLQDPVFGKLNTIVGSINSSNRLMNNILLTTESELRLRTTFQFWDAEAVESGCDYTKPPESITAPGNIPAESMDWAPCDRLMQIKRIDELQLRPLHSGYVISDTPEAIEDNNDEPGSLRSSVEAPFDDAPFDGANCGDGGGEHMSMAFDINAECEPLPALNDQPAMLDVDYNDFEELTTEERTAINNCRGLRKVPVVIEDLRPVDANSKLEYSYRPLDKISQFWAGPSHWKFKRARPRSSIQATLQGVNNQRPTARRANAFSKKRSKQLQFEKEFDDIFVKLDKYKARKVNFQKKWDQRKLKLPTDLQLDSEMFHKFKCAPSAVVQPDVDDDVQSPLLAGGDGMHGNMMDSNTAGDHFADHDGGGCGGEGGGDTDGVTGIGGNASFGGDNFMNVSSMALGEDGVMQQSQLDDGGDALNNTVLEIATSFDGAPTQVTKIIVPFAKRAKVIDMKNLKRCCTQLINKQIKVPTPLEEIPQHPIIRGEHFAAGMASFKEVYEHLPDILSQNMVEALSPSIAFYSVLHLANDFNLRLIPQPDLEDFKIRQLTD is encoded by the exons ATGACTGTGTCTCCTTTCTGTATGAATTCGCAGTACGCAAAGATAACGACGACGCCGGGGCGCACGTCTTTAGCAGTGACCGCTGGACATTGGAAACACCAGCAGCAACAAgctcagcagcaacaacaattggtGAATAGTATCTTGGTACAGCCTGTAACAAGAGTAGCAACCGTGGTACAGCCCCAGAAGGTAAGGGCACAGGAAGCCAGTACCAGCGGCTTCAGTGGCCCTGACAAAACTAACTACACAAATATCACTGCGGCCACTATGACGCCCACCAACACAGATACGCCGTTGCGTCGCTCTGAAGCGGGTATGTATCGTGAGGGAGCACGTAATGTCAATGCCAATCTTGGAACTCCCTTCAACGACGATGATGAAGAACGGCGTCAGGCGCGTCGGCGCACCATGTTGCAAGGTAGCAGCGGTCGCGAGTCCATGTTCGAGGAGAATGAGACGCTGAAAAAGTGCCTCGAAATATATAACGGGAACAAGCTTAGTAGAGAAAATGCTTGGTCATTATCGCTGATTGATACCCTTTCAACACTGTTAGATCGTCACCACAAAtcgctgaataactttaag GTCGCTGGCTCCTCACTAGAGGCTTCTTCAAAAGTATATGGCCTTCGCGTCGATTCCGTACACACGGATGTGCTACGTATGTCAGCGGGATTGAATGCGCAAAAATTTGCTGATCGCCAGGTTCAAAgtgatgacgatgatgacgtGGCAACGGGTGGCGAAGGCAACGCAGATCCAAATGCGTCAGCTGCTGGCGTTAATGAGAATGGTGAGAAGATTGCCGAAAAGGCCAAACCTAAACCGAAGCGTACGCGTCGCATTGTGTCAACAATCACAAAGAATAAGGATACCTTAAATGCGCGCTTAGATACAGTGCCTTTGCAGGATCCTGTCTTTGGCAAGTTAAACACCATTGTGGGTTCAATAAACTCATCAAATCGACTGATGAACAATATATTGTTGACTACGGAATCAGAGTTGCGGCTGCGTACTACCTTTCAGTTTTGGGATGCAGAAGCTGTAGAGTCAGGTTGCGATTACACAAAGCCACCCGAATCGATCACAGCACCTGGAAATATCCCTGCTGAATCAATGGATTGGGCACCCTGCGATCGGTTAATGCAAATAAAGCGTATTGATGAATTGCAGCTACGCCCGCTGCACTCTGGATACGTGATTTCTGATACGCCTGAGGCGATAGAAGATAATAATGATGAGCCGGGCAGTCTGCGAAGCAGTGTGGAAGCGCCGTTCGATGATGCGCCTTTTGATGGTGCTAATTGTGGTGATGGTGGTGGCGAGCACATGTCTATGGCATTTGATATCAACGCCGAATGTGAACCACTGCCGGCATTAAACGATCAACCCGCCATGCTTGATGTGGACTACAACGATTTTGAAGAGTTGACCACAG AGGAGCGTACTGCCATCAACAACTGTCGTGGTTTGCGCAAAGTACCAGTGGTCATAGAAGATTTGCGCCCTGTTGATGCCAATTCAAAGCTCGAATATTCCTATCGTCCGCTAGATAAGATATCACAATTCTGGGCCGGTCCATCGCATTGGAAATTTAAACGCGCACGCCCGCGTTCGTCTATACAGGCCACATTACAAGGCGTAAATAATCAGCGACCAACGGCAAGACGCGCCAATGCATTCAGCAAGAAACGCTCGAAGCAACTGCAATTCGAGAAGGAGTTCGATGATATTTTCGTCAAGTTAGACAAGTACAAAGCGCGTAAAGTGAATTTCCAAAAGAAGTGGGATCAACGTAAACTAAAGCTACCAACCGATTTACAATTAGACTCGGAAATGTTTCACAAATTCAAGTGCGCACCGAGTGCAGTAGTGCAACCGGATGTTGACGACGATGTACAATCGCCGTTGTTGGCTGGTGGAGATGGTATGCACGGTAATATGATGGATAGTAATACAGCAGGTGATCACTTTGCCGATCACGACGGTGGTGGTTGTGGAGGAGAAGGTGGTGGCGATACTGATGGAGTGACGGGCATCGGAGGAAATGCTAGCTTTGGTGGTGACAATTTCATGAATGTTTCTTCAATGGCGCTGGGAGAAGATGGTGTTATGCAGCAATCACAGCTAGATGATGGAGGTGATGCGCTTAATAATACCGTCTTGGAGATAGCTACAAGTTTTGATGGTGCCCCTACTCAG GTCACCAAAATTATAGTACCGTTCGCGAAGCGCGCCAAAGTAATTGacatgaaaaatttgaaacgtTGCTGTACACAATtgattaataaacaaattaaagttCCAACGCCATTAGAGGAGATACCACAACATCCAATCATAAGAGGCGAGCACTTTGCGGCAGGCATGGCCAGCTTTAAAGAGGTATATGAGCATCTGCCCGACATATTGTCACAAAATATGGTAGAAGCCCTCTCGCCTTCGATTGCTTTTTACTCGGTGTTGCATTTAGCGAACGATTTCAACTTACGCTTAATACCACAACCAGATTTAGAAGATTTTAAAATACGACAATTAACGGATTGA
- the LOC129247960 gene encoding short neuropeptide F encodes MYLSHHLLNALAFICLSAMFWPQSCADVLDTHPINNLYNNLLQREYAGPVVFPNHQVERKAQRSPSLRLRFGRRSDPDMFLPAEKRWFGDVNQKPIRSPSLRLRFGRRSDPSMPLHSELDALMNDLAGVSSNGGIPTDVDDSVAYFADEYPEDILDSNFERVARKPQRLRFGRSLPRMQNNLDEELETAREQRQQTEDFFNSLLTSEKLHNMLLSLSQYDAEPLPADVMALNNNDDGFQREVRKPAPLRLRFGRSTGGNTEGQKKVTAQNAINVDKNAEVATQQAPAQAKN; translated from the exons ATGTATCTGTCACACCATTTATTGAATGCGCTCGCATTTATCTGCTTGAGTGCTATGTTCTGGCCTCAAAGCTGTGCTGATGTGCTGGACACCC ACCCCATCAACAACCTGTACAACAATTTACTGCAGCGTGAATATGCCGGTCCGGTTGTTTTTCCTAACCATCAGGTCGAACGCAAAGCTCAACGTTCGCCTTCACTGCGACTACGGTTTGGTCGCCGCAGCGATCCGGATATGTTTTTGCCCGCCGAGAAACGTTGGTTTGGCGATGTGAATCAAAAACCTATACGTTCACCATCACTACGTTTACGTTTTGGTCGTCGCAGTGACCCCAGCATGCCACTTCACAGCGAATTAGATGCTCTAATGAATGATTTAGCCGGTGTGAGCAGCAATGGCGGCATTCCTACTGATGTAGACGACTCAGTCGCATATTTCGCTGATGAATATCCAGAGGATATTTTGGACAGTAATTTTGAGCGCGTGGCGCGCAAACCACAACGTTTACGTTTCGGACGCAGTTTACCAAGAATGCAGAACAATTTGGATGAGGAATTAGAG ACCGCCCGGGAACAACGTCAACAAACCGAGGACTTCTTCAACTCCCTTCTAACTTCGGAAAAATTACACAACATGCTGCTCTCACTCTCACAATATGATGCCGAACCCTTACCTGCTGATGTTATGGCTCTTAACAATAACGATGACGGATTCCAGCGCGAAGTACGCAAGCCAGCACCTCTGCGTTTGCGATTTGGTCGCAGCACTGGCGGCAATACCGAAGGACAAAAG AAGGTCACTGCACAAAATGCCATTAATGTGGACAAAAACGCGGAAGTAGCAACGCAGCAAGCTCCAGCACAAGCTAagaattaa